The Pseudomonas baetica genome includes a region encoding these proteins:
- a CDS encoding GNAT family N-acetyltransferase: protein MSNLNELTALALPSGSQLLADVTESRLSLSLDGQPLIRLRLDREAKGPIHIDERFALPPGQALWAACYWLFARDPACQQLTWLLDQPPTEALLSGLLVSTEVAGEYRCERSLFWQLPQPWLGTSLTGSYPQQMVISQGKRHPLRPVKPRGEVYRRFDARLGAWISLRTVEIEEDLPRFNRWQNSPRVASFWQEEGTIEKHREYLSKLDADPHTLTLIGCFDDQPFAYFEAYWAKEDRIAPFYDADNYDRGIHMLVGEEDHRGPHKVASWLSALVHYLFLDDPRTQRVVAEPRADNAKMIGHMQNQCFHCEKEFDFPHKRAALMMLGRERFFDRCKLA from the coding sequence ATGTCCAATCTGAATGAGCTGACTGCCCTGGCCTTGCCTTCGGGCAGTCAGTTGCTAGCCGATGTCACCGAAAGCCGTCTGAGCCTGAGCCTGGACGGGCAGCCGCTGATCCGGCTGCGCCTTGATCGTGAGGCCAAAGGGCCGATCCACATCGATGAACGTTTTGCGTTGCCGCCAGGTCAGGCACTGTGGGCGGCGTGTTACTGGTTGTTCGCTCGCGATCCTGCGTGTCAGCAATTGACTTGGCTACTGGATCAGCCGCCGACCGAAGCTTTGCTCAGCGGATTGTTGGTGAGCACTGAAGTGGCGGGGGAATATCGCTGTGAGCGTTCGCTGTTCTGGCAATTGCCGCAACCGTGGCTCGGCACTTCTCTGACCGGCAGCTATCCGCAGCAAATGGTCATCAGCCAGGGTAAGCGTCATCCGTTGCGTCCGGTCAAACCGCGCGGTGAAGTCTATCGGCGTTTCGATGCGCGACTCGGTGCGTGGATTTCCCTGCGCACGGTCGAGATCGAGGAAGACCTGCCGCGCTTCAACCGCTGGCAGAACAGCCCGCGCGTTGCCAGTTTCTGGCAGGAAGAAGGCACGATCGAAAAGCATCGTGAATACCTCAGCAAACTCGACGCCGATCCGCACACGCTCACCCTGATCGGCTGTTTCGACGATCAGCCGTTTGCTTATTTCGAAGCCTATTGGGCCAAGGAAGACCGCATTGCGCCGTTCTACGATGCCGACAATTACGACCGTGGCATTCATATGCTGGTGGGGGAAGAAGATCACCGCGGCCCGCATAAAGTGGCGAGCTGGCTGTCGGCGCTGGTGCATTACCTGTTTCTGGATGATCCACGTACCCAGCGCGTGGTCGCCGAGCCGCGTGCCGACAACGCGAAGATGATCGGCCACATGCAAAACCAGTGCTTCCACTGCGAGAAAGAGTTCGACTTCCCGCACAAGCGCGCGGCGCTGATGATGCTGGGGCGTGAGCGGTTTTTTGATCGGTGCAAACTGGCTTGA
- a CDS encoding TetR/AcrR family transcriptional regulator: MDEQKALRVMRELVDEGQLTDPDSARGKLLQVAAHLFRNKGYERTTVRDLAGAVGIQSGSIFHHFKSKDEILRAVMEETIRYNTALMRAALAEAGNVRERVLALIRCELQSIMGGSGEAMAVLVYEWRSLSEEGQARVLALRDVYEDIWLQVLGEAKDAGFIRGDVFVTRRFLTGALSWTTTWFRAGGSLSLDQLADEALILVLEER, encoded by the coding sequence GTGGACGAGCAAAAAGCCCTGAGGGTCATGCGCGAATTGGTCGACGAAGGCCAGTTGACCGACCCGGACAGCGCCCGTGGCAAATTGCTGCAAGTGGCGGCTCACCTGTTCCGCAACAAAGGGTATGAACGTACGACGGTGCGCGATTTGGCCGGCGCAGTGGGGATTCAGTCGGGGAGTATTTTCCACCACTTCAAAAGCAAAGACGAAATTCTGCGCGCAGTGATGGAAGAAACCATCCGCTATAACACCGCACTGATGCGTGCGGCACTGGCTGAGGCCGGCAATGTGCGCGAGCGCGTGTTGGCGCTGATACGCTGCGAATTGCAGTCGATCATGGGCGGCAGCGGCGAAGCGATGGCGGTATTGGTTTATGAATGGCGCTCGTTGTCAGAGGAGGGCCAGGCCAGAGTCCTCGCTTTGCGCGATGTCTACGAAGATATCTGGCTGCAGGTGCTCGGTGAGGCCAAGGACGCGGGGTTTATCCGTGGCGACGTATTTGTTACCCGACGTTTCCTCACAGGGGCTTTGTCCTGGACCACCACCTGGTTCCGTGCTGGCGGCAGTTTGAGTCTTGATCAGTTGGCCGATGAAGCGCTGATACTGGTTCTGGAAGAGCGTTAG
- a CDS encoding SDR family oxidoreductase, with the protein MAYASIFKADLFSGQTIIVTGGGSGIGRCTAHELAALGANVLLVGRKPEKLQTVAAEIAEDGGRAHWKACDIRDEEAVKLLITELITEHGPIHGLVNNAGGQYPSPLASINQKGFETVLRTNLVGGFLMAREVFNQSMSKHGGNIVNMLADMWGGMPGMGHSGAARSGMDNLTKTAAFEWGYAGVRVNAVAPGWIASSGMDTYDGAFKAVIPTLREHVPLKRIGTESEVSAAIVFLLSPAAAFISGSTLKIDGAASLGSRAWPLHKATPSESFNGFHRAYLPEVLRPDVLKDKE; encoded by the coding sequence ATGGCTTACGCGTCGATTTTCAAAGCCGATCTGTTCAGCGGCCAAACCATCATCGTCACGGGTGGTGGCAGCGGTATCGGGCGCTGCACCGCGCATGAACTCGCCGCCCTCGGCGCCAATGTACTGCTGGTCGGGCGCAAGCCGGAGAAGCTGCAAACAGTGGCCGCCGAGATCGCCGAGGACGGTGGTCGCGCGCACTGGAAAGCGTGCGATATCCGCGATGAAGAAGCCGTCAAACTGCTGATCACCGAGTTGATCACAGAACACGGGCCGATCCACGGACTGGTCAACAATGCCGGTGGCCAGTACCCGTCGCCGCTGGCCTCGATCAATCAGAAAGGTTTCGAAACCGTGCTGCGCACCAATCTGGTCGGCGGCTTTCTGATGGCGCGGGAAGTGTTCAACCAGTCGATGAGCAAGCACGGCGGCAACATCGTCAACATGCTCGCCGACATGTGGGGCGGCATGCCCGGCATGGGTCACTCGGGCGCTGCACGATCGGGCATGGACAACCTCACCAAAACCGCCGCGTTCGAGTGGGGTTACGCCGGGGTGCGGGTCAACGCGGTGGCGCCGGGCTGGATTGCGTCCAGCGGCATGGACACTTACGACGGCGCGTTCAAAGCGGTGATTCCGACCCTGCGCGAGCATGTGCCGCTCAAGCGTATCGGCACCGAATCGGAAGTCAGTGCGGCGATTGTGTTTCTGCTCAGCCCCGCGGCGGCATTCATCAGTGGCAGCACCTTGAAAATCGACGGCGCGGCCAGCCTCGGCAGCCGTGCGTGGCCGCTGCATAAGGCGACGCCCAGCGAGTCGTTCAACGGTTTCCATCGGGCGTACTTACCCGAAGTGCTTCGTCCCGACGTATTGAAGGACAAGGAGTAA
- a CDS encoding substrate-binding periplasmic protein, whose translation MKSSPIRTAAVFLLAALAASSVLSVQAAQLVRVGAAHFPPYTVRPENGADTGLLPQLVEALNRLQHDYQFVLVPTSIPRRFGDFKQGRIDMAIFENPDWGWKEIPHTDVDMGLEDAEIFVAQRESGRQQSYFADLNGKRLALFSGYHYEFSNFNADPKLLAQNFNATLTYSHDSNLLMVLRGRADIALVTRSYLSDYLLRNEKVRDELLVSQRIDQVYHHYAILRPTAPITGEEFGKLLQGLRDNGEMLKIFEPYRIAVVPVPRR comes from the coding sequence TTGAAGTCTTCGCCAATTCGGACGGCCGCGGTGTTTTTGCTCGCAGCGCTGGCGGCATCATCGGTGTTGTCTGTCCAGGCAGCGCAACTGGTTCGGGTCGGCGCTGCGCATTTTCCGCCTTACACCGTTCGCCCTGAAAACGGCGCCGACACGGGGCTGTTACCTCAATTGGTCGAGGCGTTGAATCGCCTGCAACACGACTACCAGTTCGTGCTGGTGCCGACCTCGATTCCGCGACGTTTCGGTGATTTCAAGCAGGGCCGGATCGACATGGCGATCTTCGAGAACCCTGATTGGGGCTGGAAAGAGATTCCCCACACCGACGTCGATATGGGGCTTGAGGACGCTGAAATCTTCGTTGCTCAACGCGAAAGCGGTCGCCAGCAAAGCTACTTTGCCGATCTCAACGGCAAACGTCTGGCGCTGTTCAGTGGTTACCACTACGAATTTTCCAACTTCAACGCCGATCCCAAGTTACTCGCGCAAAACTTTAACGCCACCCTGACCTACTCCCACGACAGCAACCTGTTGATGGTGCTGCGCGGGCGCGCGGATATCGCACTGGTGACCCGTTCATATCTGAGTGATTACCTGCTGCGCAATGAGAAGGTGCGTGACGAGTTGCTGGTGTCGCAACGCATCGATCAGGTCTATCACCACTATGCGATTCTGCGTCCGACCGCGCCGATCACTGGGGAGGAGTTCGGCAAGCTGCTGCAGGGGCTGCGCGATAACGGCGAGATGCTGAAGATTTTCGAGCCCTACAGGATCGCCGTGGTGCCGGTGCCTCGTCGTTGA
- a CDS encoding RNA polymerase factor sigma-70 — MTEQVSTSRCDSPLLQAFVDNRLILVKIAARITGCRSRAEDVVQDAFFRLQSAPPITSSIKAQLSYLFQIVRNLAIDHYRKQALEQKYSGPEEEGLNVVIQGASPETSHINFSTLEHIADALTELPSRTRYAFEMYRLHGVPQKDIAKELGVSPTLVNFMIRDALVHCRKVSGSRRDAVAVGRR, encoded by the coding sequence ATGACGGAACAAGTATCCACAAGCAGGTGCGATTCACCGCTACTTCAGGCATTCGTCGACAATCGACTGATTCTGGTCAAAATCGCAGCGCGTATTACCGGCTGCCGGTCGCGCGCCGAAGATGTGGTACAGGATGCGTTTTTCCGACTGCAGTCGGCGCCACCCATTACATCGTCGATCAAAGCCCAACTGAGTTATCTGTTCCAGATCGTGCGCAACCTCGCCATCGATCACTACCGCAAACAGGCGCTGGAGCAGAAATATTCCGGCCCTGAAGAGGAAGGGCTGAACGTGGTTATTCAAGGTGCTTCGCCGGAAACCTCGCACATCAACTTCTCGACCCTGGAACACATCGCCGATGCGCTGACCGAGCTACCGAGTCGCACTCGCTATGCATTCGAGATGTACCGTCTGCATGGCGTGCCGCAAAAGGACATCGCCAAGGAACTCGGCGTTTCGCCGACTTTGGTCAACTTCATGATTCGCGATGCGCTGGTGCACTGCCGCAAGGTGTCGGGCAGTCGTCGGGATGCGGTGGCGGTGGGTCGTCGATAA
- the atuC gene encoding geranyl-CoA carboxylase subunit beta yields the protein MAQIQSQLDPHSEAFARNRAAMLTAIEQVQQLEQNLLNKAAEAKAKFDKRGQLLPRERLNLLLDPGAPFLELASLAGYKLHDDKDGSAAGGGLIAGIGYVSGVRAMVVANNSAIKGGTISPSGLKKSLRLQQIAQENKLPVVTLAESGGANLNYAAEIFVEGARSFANQARMSAMGLPQITVVHGSATAGGAYQPGLSDYVVVVRGKAKLFLAGPPLLKAATGEVASDEELGGAEMHAQVAGTAEYLAENDADGVRQVREILRMLPWNEQLPWLPEPQYKEPLYPIDELLGLIPDDPKKPYDVREIIARIADESDFLEFKGEFDQQTICGQLKIQGRACGFIGNNGPITPNGASKAAQFIQLCDQSQTPLLFFHNTTGFMVGTESEQQGVIKHGSKLIQAVANARVPKLTMVVGGSYGAGNYAMCGRGLDPRFIFAWPNSRTAVMGGAQAGKVLRIVTEAKQLKDGLVPDPKMLDMLEQVTAQKLDSQSTALYGSANLWDDGLIDPRDTRTLLGYLLDICHEADIRTLQPNSFGVSRF from the coding sequence ATGGCGCAGATCCAGTCCCAACTCGATCCGCACAGCGAAGCCTTCGCCCGCAATCGCGCGGCGATGCTCACGGCCATCGAGCAAGTGCAACAACTCGAACAGAACTTGCTGAACAAGGCCGCCGAAGCCAAGGCGAAATTCGACAAGCGCGGGCAATTGCTGCCCCGCGAACGCCTGAATCTGCTGCTCGATCCCGGCGCGCCCTTCCTCGAGCTGGCCAGCCTCGCCGGTTACAAGCTTCACGATGACAAGGACGGCAGTGCGGCCGGCGGCGGCTTGATTGCCGGTATCGGTTACGTGTCCGGCGTGCGTGCCATGGTCGTCGCCAATAACAGTGCAATCAAGGGCGGCACTATCTCGCCCAGCGGCCTGAAAAAATCCCTGCGCCTGCAGCAGATCGCCCAGGAAAACAAACTGCCGGTAGTCACCCTCGCCGAAAGCGGTGGTGCCAATCTCAATTACGCGGCGGAAATTTTCGTCGAAGGCGCGCGCAGCTTTGCCAATCAGGCACGCATGTCGGCGATGGGTTTGCCGCAGATCACCGTGGTTCACGGCTCGGCCACGGCGGGCGGCGCTTATCAACCGGGGCTGTCGGATTACGTGGTGGTGGTGCGCGGCAAAGCCAAGCTGTTTCTCGCTGGCCCTCCGCTGCTCAAAGCGGCGACCGGCGAAGTGGCCAGCGACGAAGAACTGGGCGGCGCCGAGATGCACGCGCAGGTCGCCGGCACTGCCGAATACCTGGCCGAGAACGATGCCGACGGTGTGCGTCAGGTTCGCGAAATCCTGCGCATGCTGCCGTGGAATGAACAACTGCCATGGCTGCCGGAGCCGCAATACAAAGAGCCGCTCTACCCTATCGACGAACTGCTGGGCCTGATCCCGGACGATCCGAAAAAGCCCTACGACGTGCGCGAAATCATCGCGCGCATCGCCGATGAATCGGATTTCCTCGAATTCAAAGGCGAGTTCGATCAGCAAACCATCTGCGGCCAACTGAAGATTCAGGGCCGTGCCTGCGGCTTTATCGGCAACAACGGCCCGATCACACCGAACGGTGCGAGCAAGGCCGCGCAGTTCATCCAGCTGTGCGATCAAAGCCAGACGCCGCTGCTGTTTTTCCACAACACCACGGGATTCATGGTCGGCACCGAGTCCGAACAGCAAGGTGTGATCAAACACGGTTCGAAACTGATTCAAGCAGTGGCCAATGCGCGGGTGCCTAAACTGACGATGGTCGTCGGCGGTTCCTACGGCGCCGGTAACTATGCGATGTGCGGACGTGGCCTCGATCCACGCTTTATCTTTGCCTGGCCCAACAGCCGGACCGCAGTGATGGGGGGCGCGCAGGCCGGCAAAGTGCTGCGCATTGTCACCGAGGCCAAGCAACTCAAGGACGGCCTCGTGCCCGATCCGAAAATGCTCGACATGCTCGAACAGGTCACCGCGCAGAAACTCGACAGCCAATCCACCGCGCTTTACGGCAGCGCCAACCTGTGGGATGACGGGCTGATCGATCCACGCGACACGCGCACGCTGCTCGGCTACTTGCTGGA
- a CDS encoding acyclic terpene utilization AtuA family protein, translating into MPKTVRIGCASAFWGDTSTAAAQLVAGGRLDYLVFDYLAEITMSIMAGARMKDPLAGFASDFVEVLTPLLPQLAEQNIRVISNAGGVNPQACAAALQAACDKAGVALKIAVLLGDDLQAQFRQLTGISEMFTGAPLPPMCVSTNAYLGAPGIVEALRLGADIVITGRVVDSAVVSAALVHEFGWSWHDYDKLAQAALAGHIIECGAQCTGGNFTDWRDVPDYEHIGFPIVEVSADSQFIVSKPEGSGGLVTPLTVGEQMLYEIGDPQAYLLPDVVCDFSQVRLQQQGKNAVHVHGAKGLPPSDKYKVSATYPDGFRCTASCLIAGIDAVEKAQRVSQAILDKTAEMFSQRGFGPYSETNIELLGSEATYGPHGQRRDSREVVIKLAVRHPNKQALILFSREIAQAATGMAPGLTGIVGGRPTVYPLIRLFSFLIDKSRCDLHIELAGEKHPFTLPSPTELDTRDLPLPHHPPKPQGGADASVPLVKLAVARSGDKGNHSNIGVLPRQPEYLPWIAEALTPAVIVDWMSHVLDPIHGRVERWYLPGTHSLNFLLENALGGGGVASLRIDPQGKAFAQQLLEIQIPVPQSIADQLD; encoded by the coding sequence ATGCCCAAAACCGTCCGCATCGGATGCGCCAGTGCTTTCTGGGGTGACACGTCGACCGCCGCCGCACAGCTCGTGGCCGGCGGGCGCCTGGATTATCTGGTATTCGATTACCTGGCCGAGATCACGATGTCGATCATGGCCGGCGCACGCATGAAAGACCCGCTGGCCGGGTTCGCCAGCGACTTCGTCGAAGTGCTCACCCCGCTGCTGCCGCAACTGGCCGAGCAGAACATCCGCGTCATCAGCAACGCCGGCGGAGTCAATCCGCAGGCGTGCGCCGCCGCCCTGCAAGCGGCGTGCGACAAGGCGGGTGTAGCACTCAAGATCGCCGTGCTGCTCGGCGATGACCTGCAAGCGCAATTCAGACAACTCACCGGCATCAGCGAAATGTTCACTGGCGCGCCACTGCCGCCGATGTGCGTGTCGACCAACGCCTACCTCGGCGCACCGGGCATCGTCGAGGCGCTACGACTGGGCGCCGATATCGTCATCACCGGTCGAGTCGTCGACAGCGCCGTGGTCAGCGCCGCGCTGGTGCATGAATTCGGCTGGTCGTGGCATGACTACGACAAACTGGCCCAGGCCGCCCTGGCCGGGCACATCATCGAATGCGGCGCACAATGCACGGGGGGCAATTTTACTGACTGGCGCGACGTGCCGGACTACGAACACATCGGTTTTCCGATCGTTGAAGTCAGCGCCGACAGCCAATTCATCGTCAGCAAACCCGAAGGCTCCGGCGGCCTGGTCACACCGCTGACCGTCGGCGAGCAGATGCTTTACGAGATCGGCGATCCTCAGGCCTATCTGTTGCCCGATGTGGTCTGCGATTTCAGTCAGGTCAGACTTCAGCAACAAGGCAAGAACGCGGTGCATGTGCACGGCGCCAAAGGCCTGCCTCCCAGCGACAAATACAAGGTCAGCGCCACCTATCCGGACGGCTTTCGCTGCACCGCCAGTTGCCTGATCGCCGGCATCGACGCGGTGGAAAAAGCACAGCGCGTCAGCCAGGCGATCCTCGACAAGACCGCCGAGATGTTCAGTCAACGAGGCTTTGGGCCTTATAGCGAAACCAACATTGAACTGCTCGGCAGCGAAGCTACCTATGGCCCCCACGGCCAGCGTCGTGACAGCCGCGAAGTGGTGATCAAACTCGCCGTGCGGCATCCGAACAAACAGGCGCTGATTCTTTTCTCTCGAGAAATCGCCCAAGCCGCCACCGGTATGGCGCCGGGACTGACCGGCATCGTCGGCGGGCGACCGACGGTGTATCCGCTGATCCGCCTGTTCTCGTTTCTGATCGATAAAAGTCGCTGCGACCTGCACATCGAACTGGCCGGTGAAAAACATCCGTTCACCCTGCCCTCGCCGACCGAACTCGACACCCGGGATTTGCCCCTGCCCCATCACCCACCCAAACCCCAGGGCGGCGCGGACGCCAGCGTACCGTTGGTCAAACTGGCCGTGGCGCGTTCCGGGGACAAGGGCAACCACAGCAATATCGGCGTCCTCCCCCGCCAGCCCGAATACCTGCCGTGGATCGCCGAAGCGCTGACACCGGCAGTGATCGTTGACTGGATGAGCCACGTCCTTGATCCGATTCATGGCCGGGTCGAACGCTGGTATCTACCCGGCACCCACAGTTTGAATTTTCTCCTGGAAAACGCCCTCGGCGGCGGCGGCGTGGCCAGTCTACGCATCGACCCGCAAGGCAAAGCCTTCGCCCAGCAACTGTTGGAAATCCAGATCCCGGTGCCGCAGAGCATCGCCGACCAGCTCGACTAG